ATAATCATCCATCCACTCAGGTGAAATTAAATATCTTTTTTTTGGCCGATATTCATTTGCTAACACTCTTGGCTCTCCAAGAGTCAGTAATACTTTTTCGATTTCTTCATTTGAAGGATTTTCTTTTAGCATATCGAAAATATTAGCTCTTAACTCTTTTTTGACTTCATCCCTTGAAGATTCTGGTAATCTTCTTGTTACATCGTAGATATAACGCTCAATTAATTGATTCATTTACTTCTCCTCCTTAAATAAGATATTCATCTCATCAACAATACTATTCCATTCATTTTTTAATCTTTGAAATATCATTTTCCCATCTTCACTTAACAAATAATATTTTCTTGGTCTTGATTCGGATACATCCCATTCACTAATAAGCAATCCTTGAGATTCAAGTCTTCTTAACAAAGGATATAATGTTCCTGCTTCAATCGCCACATTTTTTTCTTCAAGACTTTGAAGTAAAGAATAGCCATATTCCATTTTGCTAAGTTGACTTAACACAGCTAAGGTTTGTGTTCCTCTTCTTAATTCAGTACTTAGATTTTGTAGTAATGTTTTATCCACAATAATCACCTCAAAAATATTATACTGTATGACGTACACTATTGTCAATATAATATTATTAAAATTTCAAATATACAATCAATATCAAAAAAAAAAACAAAGTTTTTTCTTTGTTTGTCTAAATAATGAATAGTTAACGTGATTATTATTTATGCCTTTAATGATTCATCGTACATATCGTATTTTAATGAAAATTCTTTGATTTTGTTGATAACTGCTTGCTTTATCTCTAAAGGAATAATTGATTCGGTTCTAAACATGTCCCTCATTAAAAAATGAGAAAAGGCTATAGCATCAATTTCTATGGACTGAGATAAATAATCACTAGATAAGAAAGATTCAGTAGGTCTATTGTAATTTTCAAATTCATGTTTCCATTTATGAATTACTTCTGGTGATTCTTTGTTATCAGTTTGATTGTTTGAATCAATCATTTGTTTTTGATAAACATGTCGCACTTCATGAAATGCAATTAAAGTGATTTCAGCATTGCTTGCATTCTTTAACCAATCTAAATGGAAATATATCGTATTGTTTGAATCTAAATAAGCTGAATTTACTGACTTTATATGTAGCTTCTTTAAATCTGATAATTCTACTTTAATTTCGCTTAAATTTAAAAACTTTGATGCAATTAACACACTCATTTTTGCAGTATCTAATCTATCAAGTCCATCTTGATTTACGTGCATAATCGTTATCTCCTAATAAATATACAAATCTTATAGAAATGAATCTATCATAAAATGATATCAATTATTATAACACCATTTTCTAAAATGTAACAAAATATTTTTCTGTTCTTACGATTTTAGTTTGAAATTTATCAAGTTGCAAATAAAAAACAACATTCTTTTTTAAGAGTGTTGTTGTTTTTAAGTTACGAATTTATGACAAAAGTCATTCGATCTTTATTTTGCATATCTTGAAGGGTAAATACTTTTGCATTAGGGAAAAAAGCCCGTGCGATATTTGAAATAGCCTCTTTTTTATCAAATCCATGTTCAAATGCAAGAATGGATGGATAATTTAAATAATCTTTTGCTTGAGATAAAATGATTTCATAAAATTTTAATCCATCTATCCCACCATACAACGCTACATGAGGTTCATTTTCATGAATGATTTCTTCTACAACCTCATTTTGTGGGATATACGGTGGATTAGAAACAAGAATATCAAATTTCATTCCTTTTAAGGGAGATAACATATCTCCTTGTAAAAAAGTAATTTCTGCCTTTAGCTCCTCTGCGTTAGTCTTTGCTATTTCTAAAGCCTTATCAGAAATATCTGTTGCAAAAACTTCGAAATTTGGTTCTTCCTTTTTCAGAGCAATTGCAAGACAGCCTGAGCCAGTACCGACATCTACTAATTTTATGTGAGCCTTTTGAAACAGCTCATCATATTGAATTAAAACATTTGCGACTAATTCTTCTGTTTCAAATCGAGGAATTAGTACTCCTTCATCCACTTTAAACTTATAGCCATAAAAATATACATAGCCAATAATATATTGAACTGGTTTGTTGTGGAATAAATATAAATCTAATCCTTTTAAAAAATTTTGGTATGAAATTTCAGACATCTCTTCATGAAACTTAAGGTACAGTTCTGTTGGTTCGAGGTCTGAAAAATGAAGCATAAGCAGTTTTACTGCAGATGCTTCTTTTTTTAATCTTCTTGCTTCTTTTTCCGATGCTTTTAGCACCGATTCAAAAGTAGGCATCTTTATTCAACCTTTGAAAGCTTGCGTTTTTGTTCTTCTGCAATTAATGCTTCAATAACAGGATCTAATCTTCCATCAATGATGCGGTCTAATTGTTGAATCGTAAAGCCTATTCGATGATCGGTAATTCGGTTTTGTGGATAATTATATGTTCTGATTTTTTCAGAGCGATCCCCTGTTCCGATTTTTGTTTTTCGTTCTTCGCCTTCTTTATCAAGTTTTTCTTGAAGAGCAATATCATAAAGTCGGGATCTTAATATTTTAAGTGCACTTGCTTTATTTTCATGTTGAGATTTTCCATCTTGACACTGTACGATCATTCCCGTTGGAATAAAGGTTAATCGAACTGCTGATTTAGTCGTGTTAACCGATTGTCCTCCAGGACCAGAAGAACAAAACGTATCTACTCTGATATCTTCCATATTCATTTCAAAATCAAGTTCTTCTGCTTCTGGCACAACTAAAACCGTCGCAGTTGAAGTGTGAATTCTGCCTGCAGATTCTGTTTGTGGTACTCGTTGTACTCTATGAACACCTGATTCATATTTTAAAAGAGAATATACACTGTTTCCCTTTACCATAAATTCGATTTGACTATAGCCACCTGCTTCTTGAGGATCAGCATAAAGCATTTCAATTTTCCAGTTTTTTGCTTCAGCAAATTTGTTATACATTCTAAATAAATCACCAGCAAAAATATTAGCTTCATCTCCACCTGCAGCTCCTCTGATTTCAACAATTACGTTTTTTTCATCATTGGGATCTTTTGGAACTAAGAGAAGTTTTAATTCTTCTTCTAAAAGTGGTAACCTCTCATGAATGTTTTCAAGCTCCAATTCAGCTAATTCTTTTATTTCAGGGTCATGCTCTTTTGCCATTTCTTTTAATTCTATTACCTGATTGTTTAACTCTTTATATTCTCTGTATTTCAATACAGTTTTTTCTAATTGACTTAATTCTATAGATAATTCCGTTACTCTTTTAACGTCCATAGATACTTCTGGCTTTAACATTAACTCGTTAATTTCATTGTATCTTGATTCTAATTGATCTAGTCTTTCACTTAACATACGAGTTTCTCCTTATACACACATATTTTAAAAAACGTTCAAACAAAAAACAGTCAAACGACTGCTAGATGTCATCAATTGAAGTTTCTTTTTCAAAAGATTCTCCAAAATTAGTGGTGTGTACATTACTAAACGTTGACATATTTTTATTAAACAACAATTCGAAATCACCAATGGTACCAGATCTGTTTTTGGCGATAGACATGTCCACATGATTCTTTCTTGTTGAATTTTGATCATAATAATCTTCTCGATACAAGAAAAGTACAATATCTGCATCTTGTTCAATAGAACCAGATTCTCTTAAGTCTGCCATAACTGGCTTTTTTTCTTTACGTTGTTCAATTCCTCGAGATAACTGGCTTAATGCCACAACCGGAACTTTTAGTTCTCTAGCTGTTTCTTTTAAAACACGGCTAATTTCAGATACTTCTTGAACTCTATTAGCTTGATTATGCTTAGATCCGCTTAATAGTTGTAAGTAATCCACAATAACTAAATCAAGTTTTTCATCTTGTTTTAATTTTCGACATTTACTTCTTAAATCAAGCACACTAACGGTACCAGAATCATCAAAATAGACATTCAAAGTGGAAAGAGTTCCTACAGCAAAATGAATTTTTTCCCATTCTTGTGAGTTCAAATTTCCTTGTCTCATTCTAAAGTTGTCCACTTGTGCTTGGCAACTTAATAAACGCATTACTAATTGGTCAACTCCCATTTCTAAAGAGAAGAAAGCAATATGAGGCCTTTCAATATTTTTTGCAACATTTAAAGCTAAGTTTAACGCAAAAGCCGTTTTTCCCATAGAAGGTCTCGCTGCGACAATTACAAGGTCTGAAGGTTGAAGGCCCAAAGTATATCGATTAAATTCATGATACTTTGTATCAAGACCTGTAACTTGTCCACCAATTTGAGCTTGCGCGGCAATTTTATCTACTAAAAGATTGGCGATTTCTCCAACCGCTTTAAAGTCCGTTGTTCTTTTTTCCTTAGTAATTCCTATTATGTCTCGCTCAACATCATCAATGAAATCTGGCGTATTATCCGTTGTATAAGAATCTTCAATAATTCTTCTACAAGAATCTTGGATTTTTCTTAAAATCGATTTATCTTTTACGATATTGATGTAATTGAGTAAATTGGCAATGGAAGGAACGGCATCAATTAATCCCGTAATGTATTCAATTCCGCCTGCCTTAATAAGCATATTTTGATTTTCCAAACGATCGCTTAATGTTGTGTAATCAATAGATATTCCTTCTTGAAATAACTGTTTCATCGTTTTGAAAATCACTTGATGATTCGGTGAATAAAAATCAACTTCTTGAAGTTTATCCACAATAGATTTCATTGTGTTTTGGTCAAAGAAGACAGCGCCGAGAACCGCTTGTTCCGCTTCTATATTTTGTGGGACTTTTCTTTCCATTGCTTGCCTCCTGCAAAAAATTTATTCTTCTTCAATCACTTGTAAATTAATGTATGCAATAATATCTTTATGTAACTTCACTCCGACTTTATACACTCCAAGCGAATGGATATTATCTTCTAATAATATTTTTCGTTTATCTAATTCAATATTATAAGTCTTTTTATATTCTTCTGCAATCTGTTTAGAGTTAACTGCACCAAATAATTTTCCTGTTTCACCAATTTTAACATAAAGTTTAATAGGGGAATTTTCAATTTCTGCTTTTATTTTCTTAGCATTTTCAATTTCTTGTTCTGCTTCTTTGGTTATTTTTTCTCTTTCATCTTCAAGCGTCCTAATATTTGCATTGCTAGCTTCAATAGCTTGTTTAGATGTTAATAGGTAATTGCCGTAGCCACTTGCTACTTCAATAACTTCACCTTTTTTTCCTTTTCCTCTTACATCTTTTACTAAAATCACTTTCATTGTTAATTCCTCCTTGAACGATGTTTCCAATATGGTTTCAATTTTTGAAGCGATTTCTTCTACGTTTCCGTTTGGCACTTGAGCTGCGGCGTTGTTTAAGTGTCCGCCCCCATTAAATTGTTCCATTACCAGAGAGACATTAAATTTATCAACCGATCTTGCTGAAATAGCGATGGTATCATTTCCAATCGACCCTATCGCAAAAGAAGCGATAATGTTATCAATTTCCAATAATTCATCTGCTGTTTTGGCAAGTTGAACGCGGTCTGTTTTCCCTTCGCCAGTTAAAAGCGTTATTGCAAAATGATTGTTAACGATTTTTGCCTGGTTGATTAAATTTGATTTGGTTTTAATATCGTCTAATGATTCTCTTAAAATTAATCTTGCTTTAAAAGGATCTGCTCCAAATCGTTTTAATAAAGCAGCTGCTTCAAACGTTCTTACTCCTGTACGATAGGTAAAGTTATTAGTATCAATCATCATTCCAGCCAACATCATGGTTGCTTCAAAAGGATCGATATCAACATCGTAATTATAAAGTTCAATTAGTTCGGTTACTAGTTCAACAGACGATGACGCATAAGGTTCTACATAATTTAACGATAAATCAGATAGTAAATTATCAATTCTTCTATGGTGATCAATCACTACTACAAATTTTGTTTTTTCCAGTAGTCTTGGAGCATTAGATTGAACCGGTGAATGATGGTCAATGACAAACAATAAACTCTCCGCATTGATTTCATCGATTGCGTCTTCTGGGTCAATAATGTATTCAAGTAATTTGATGTATTCTCTATTTAACATGTTAATAACCTTTTGGCATGTTTGATCGATATCATCAAAATCCAAAACAATTTTAGCGTTCTTATTTTGAGCCAATGCCAGTTGTAAAACTCCAACAGATGCTGCAAACGCATCAATATCAGTAGATTTGTGAGGCATAATAAACACTTTATCAAATTTATGAATCAATTCAGAGATGGCTCTTGAATTGATTCTTGCGGTAATTTTCGTTCTTTTCTCGATGGTATTTGTTTTTCCTCCGAAAAATTTCAAGGGTTGATTTTGCAAATTAACAACCACTTGATCCCCGCCTCGACCTAATGCTAACTTCAATGCTTCTTCAGCTAAATCTCCAACTTCATCTGCGAATCCTTCACTTGAAGCAAATCCCACTGATAAGGTTACTCTAATTTCGTTTTGATTGGAAATTTCTGTGATTTGGTCTAAAATTGAAAATTCCGTTTTCATTAGTTCATCTAATTGTTTTCGATTCAGAAAAATAACAGATTTTTCAGGTCGTAAATTAACAAAGTAAATGTTATGTTTTTTACACCAATTATCAATAGCTCCTAAGAATTTGCCTTGAATATTTGTCTTAACTTGAAAATCAAGATTTTGAGTGGCTTCTGAAAAATTATCAAGACTCATAACTCCAATAACATCTTGATTATCTCTTAATTTAAATTTTACACTTTCTCTTTCGGTTACTTCAAAAAGATAGATACATTTATTCTTAGGATAGTGAATAATTTCATAATCTTTCCCATAAATATTTAATATAAATTTACCTTCACGCTTTTCGACAAATTGCGATAGTTCTTCATGTACTAACCCTAAAGTTCTACCAATCAACACGTTTGAAAAATATTCCTTTGAAGCAGAATTTGCCCAAGAGATAGTAAAGTGATCATCATAAAGAATCATACCCACAGGTAAATAGTTAAGAGCAATGTCTTCACTGTTTTTTAAACGCTTATTTAACAAGTTGTTTTCTTTAATTTTTTCTTCTAAACTTTTAATTCGATTTACATGTCTTTTGTTTGTCCAAAAACTAAGTAAAATACTAGCTGTAATCGTAGCTACGAGAACAAAGTATAACACAAGGTATCCTGTTGAATAATCGTTACTTAGATAAACAAATCCAAATACACTAAGTACGATAAAAGCGATACAGGAAAAGACAATCAAGACGGCAACGCGCTTATTCATAAACGCACCTCAATTTTTAGATTTAATTAACATAATTATATCATAATCTAGCAAAAAATCAAACTTCAAAACATTTATAGCAAAAAAAAAGACTCGTAAGAGTCTTTACTTTTGACTAATCTTTTACGAATGGTAATAGTGCCATGAAACGAGCACGTTTAATCGCAACAGCTAAATGTTTTTGATAGTATGCTTTTGTTCCAGTAACACGTCTTGGTAAAATCTTACCTCTTTCAGATATAAATCTTTTTAACATTTCAAAATCTTTAAAATCTATGTATTGGATTTTGTTATCCGAAAAGTAACATCTTTTACGATTTCTACGACGTGCTCCGCCAGGACGGAACCCACCAGTTTGTGGTTTAGTTGTAATCATTTGTTTTTCCTCCTATTTAGAATGGTAAATCATCTTCGATGATGTTAATGTTGTTTGTGTTTTGAGAATCATCATCGTTTTTGGAACCTTGTTTTGAGTTATTGTATTCATTTGAAGAAGAGTTTTGATTATCTCTTTGTGATTTTGTATCTAAAAAGACAACAGAATCACAAATGACTTCAGTAACGTATCTTCTAACATTGTTTTTTTCATCCATATAATCGCTGGTTTGAAGTCTTCCGTCAACCGCAACCATACTTCCTTTATTAACGTACTTACTAATATTTTCTGCTTGTTTTCTCCAAGCAGTACAGTTAATAAAATCAACGTTATTGTTGGTATCGCTTCCACCACTTGCTTGACTCACGAATGGTCGGTTTACTGCAAGGGTAAACGATACAACTGGGATGTTGTTATTGTTTGTATATCTTAGTTCAGGATCTCTTACTAATCTTCCGATTAAAACAACTTTATTTAACATAATTACATCCCCCTCAAATTACTTATCTTCTCTTGAGATAATGATATGACGGATAACGTCTTCTTTGATTTTCATGACACGATCTAACTCAAAAGTGGCTTCTGGAGTTGTCTTAACTTTTACAACTACATAATATCCTTTTTTGAAATCTTTGATTTCGTAAGCTAGTTCTCTTGTTCCCCATTCGTTTACAACTAAATCTTCGGCTCCGCGGTCTGTTAATATAACATTTAATTCCGCAATTAATGCTTTTTTTGCCTCAAGTTCTAGCGATGGACGAATGATGTACATGATTTCGTACTTTCTCATAATATTCCTCCTTATGGTCTATTGGCTGCAAATCCTTTGCAGCAAGTTGGTGAGTTTTCTCACGTTTAATTATTATAGCATACTATATAGTATTTGTCTACAAATTGTCGCCTTCAACTCAAAAAATAATTAAATTAAATTCGTTGATTTTACTTCTTATTTTTATTCTCATGAAAATTTGTAAAATAAAAAAGAACATCTTTCTTAAAAAAGAAATAATGTCCCTTTTTGATGCGTGCTAAATATTTTCCCA
The sequence above is a segment of the Bacillota bacterium genome. Coding sequences within it:
- the rplI gene encoding 50S ribosomal protein L9 yields the protein MNKRVAVLIVFSCIAFIVLSVFGFVYLSNDYSTGYLVLYFVLVATITASILLSFWTNKRHVNRIKSLEEKIKENNLLNKRLKNSEDIALNYLPVGMILYDDHFTISWANSASKEYFSNVLIGRTLGLVHEELSQFVEKREGKFILNIYGKDYEIIHYPKNKCIYLFEVTERESVKFKLRDNQDVIGVMSLDNFSEATQNLDFQVKTNIQGKFLGAIDNWCKKHNIYFVNLRPEKSVIFLNRKQLDELMKTEFSILDQITEISNQNEIRVTLSVGFASSEGFADEVGDLAEEALKLALGRGGDQVVVNLQNQPLKFFGGKTNTIEKRTKITARINSRAISELIHKFDKVFIMPHKSTDIDAFAASVGVLQLALAQNKNAKIVLDFDDIDQTCQKVINMLNREYIKLLEYIIDPEDAIDEINAESLLFVIDHHSPVQSNAPRLLEKTKFVVVIDHHRRIDNLLSDLSLNYVEPYASSSVELVTELIELYNYDVDIDPFEATMMLAGMMIDTNNFTYRTGVRTFEAAALLKRFGADPFKARLILRESLDDIKTKSNLINQAKIVNNHFAITLLTGEGKTDRVQLAKTADELLEIDNIIASFAIGSIGNDTIAISARSVDKFNVSLVMEQFNGGGHLNNAAAQVPNGNVEEIASKIETILETSFKEELTMKVILVKDVRGKGKKGEVIEVASGYGNYLLTSKQAIEASNANIRTLEDEREKITKEAEQEIENAKKIKAEIENSPIKLYVKIGETGKLFGAVNSKQIAEEYKKTYNIELDKRKILLEDNIHSLGVYKVGVKLHKDIIAYINLQVIEEE
- the prfA gene encoding peptide chain release factor 1; the protein is MLSERLDQLESRYNEINELMLKPEVSMDVKRVTELSIELSQLEKTVLKYREYKELNNQVIELKEMAKEHDPEIKELAELELENIHERLPLLEEELKLLLVPKDPNDEKNVIVEIRGAAGGDEANIFAGDLFRMYNKFAEAKNWKIEMLYADPQEAGGYSQIEFMVKGNSVYSLLKYESGVHRVQRVPQTESAGRIHTSTATVLVVPEAEELDFEMNMEDIRVDTFCSSGPGGQSVNTTKSAVRLTFIPTGMIVQCQDGKSQHENKASALKILRSRLYDIALQEKLDKEGEERKTKIGTGDRSEKIRTYNYPQNRITDHRIGFTIQQLDRIIDGRLDPVIEALIAEEQKRKLSKVE
- the dnaB gene encoding replicative DNA helicase; this encodes MERKVPQNIEAEQAVLGAVFFDQNTMKSIVDKLQEVDFYSPNHQVIFKTMKQLFQEGISIDYTTLSDRLENQNMLIKAGGIEYITGLIDAVPSIANLLNYINIVKDKSILRKIQDSCRRIIEDSYTTDNTPDFIDDVERDIIGITKEKRTTDFKAVGEIANLLVDKIAAQAQIGGQVTGLDTKYHEFNRYTLGLQPSDLVIVAARPSMGKTAFALNLALNVAKNIERPHIAFFSLEMGVDQLVMRLLSCQAQVDNFRMRQGNLNSQEWEKIHFAVGTLSTLNVYFDDSGTVSVLDLRSKCRKLKQDEKLDLVIVDYLQLLSGSKHNQANRVQEVSEISRVLKETARELKVPVVALSQLSRGIEQRKEKKPVMADLRESGSIEQDADIVLFLYREDYYDQNSTRKNHVDMSIAKNRSGTIGDFELLFNKNMSTFSNVHTTNFGESFEKETSIDDI
- a CDS encoding PadR family transcriptional regulator gives rise to the protein MDKTLLQNLSTELRRGTQTLAVLSQLSKMEYGYSLLQSLEEKNVAIEAGTLYPLLRRLESQGLLISEWDVSESRPRKYYLLSEDGKMIFQRLKNEWNSIVDEMNILFKEEK
- the rpsR gene encoding 30S ribosomal protein S18 — encoded protein: MITTKPQTGGFRPGGARRRNRKRCYFSDNKIQYIDFKDFEMLKRFISERGKILPRRVTGTKAYYQKHLAVAIKRARFMALLPFVKD
- the ssb gene encoding single-stranded DNA-binding protein, which encodes MLNKVVLIGRLVRDPELRYTNNNNIPVVSFTLAVNRPFVSQASGGSDTNNNVDFINCTAWRKQAENISKYVNKGSMVAVDGRLQTSDYMDEKNNVRRYVTEVICDSVVFLDTKSQRDNQNSSSNEYNNSKQGSKNDDDSQNTNNINIIEDDLPF
- the rpsF gene encoding 30S ribosomal protein S6, which produces MRKYEIMYIIRPSLELEAKKALIAELNVILTDRGAEDLVVNEWGTRELAYEIKDFKKGYYVVVKVKTTPEATFELDRVMKIKEDVIRHIIISREDK
- the prmC gene encoding peptide chain release factor N(5)-glutamine methyltransferase, which translates into the protein MPTFESVLKASEKEARRLKKEASAVKLLMLHFSDLEPTELYLKFHEEMSEISYQNFLKGLDLYLFHNKPVQYIIGYVYFYGYKFKVDEGVLIPRFETEELVANVLIQYDELFQKAHIKLVDVGTGSGCLAIALKKEEPNFEVFATDISDKALEIAKTNAEELKAEITFLQGDMLSPLKGMKFDILVSNPPYIPQNEVVEEIIHENEPHVALYGGIDGLKFYEIILSQAKDYLNYPSILAFEHGFDKKEAISNIARAFFPNAKVFTLQDMQNKDRMTFVINS